The genomic stretch GACAATGGAAAATACAGGCATCATCGATTGTCACTTCCTTTTTTTCTCCTGTCCCTTGGTGAACTCTTTCTTTGATAAATGTCTCAGTCATCGCAGAGACATCCTTGATCCCTCCATTGATCCACATTGCGGTATCTACACAGTGGGCAAGCAGATCACCTGTCACTCCAGATCCTGCCGCTTCTGCATCCAGTCTCCATAGTGCGTCACCGCCTTGCGGAAGATCGGGACTGATAGTCCAGTCCTGTAGGAAATTTGCGCGGTAATGGAAAATCTTGCCCAGCTTACCCGAAGCAACGATTTGCTTGGCCAGGGTTACGGCAGGAACTCTCCTGTAATTGTACCAAACTGTGTTTTTCACACCGGCTTTTTCTACAGCCTCCACCATACCTTCGGCTTCCGCTACAGTTCTTGCCAAAGGCTTCTCACAAAGAATCATTTTTCCTGCCTCGGCAGCAGCTATGGCAATCTCTGCATGCATATCATTAGGAGTACAGATATCCACCGCATCGATATCATCTCGTTTCAGTAATTCCCTCCAGTCGGTCTCGACTGATTTATAACCCCACTGATCTGCGAAAGCTTGAGCCTTTTCCTTCCTTCTGGAGCAGCACGCTTGCAAAACAGGAACGTATTCGTATTCGGGAAAAAAATCAGGAACTCTTTTGTAGCCATTGGTATGGATCCGTCCCATCAGCCCTGTACCGATGAGACCTATTCTGATATGTTTTTTATTCATGATTGTAAAATTTTAAAATTGTAAGATTGGAAGATTGAGTTTAAGGTTAGAAAGCCTGAAAGTTGTAAAGTTTGGAATCAACGGAGTTTTGATTTGGAAGTGATGCCAAAAATTTCCACTCCGCTTGTAAATCGTACTTCGTACTTCTTAAATCTATTTAGCCTTCACACTTTATACTTCAGCTTTTACCACCCATGAGCATTCCTCACTTTGACCAAGGCAGCAAGAATATCGTTCCAGGTTTGCTGGTTGTTCATGACTTCATTTGGAAACATGCAACCATCCCAGCAAATATGTTCAAACGCTTTGGTCAGCTCACCATTTTCATCACGAAGCCAGTAGCCCGCATCATGGGCGATATCCAATACCCCATTTGGATCAGTGGCTTGGCAATGTCTCCCTGTCTTATCATGAGAACCTGAACCGAAGACCGAACCGTCATTTTGGGCAACATGGAAATCAATTGTCCATGGGCGAAGTGCATCCGTTACTGTTTTCAAAGCTGCTTTGACTGCTTCCCGGTCTTTTAGATCCGCATCTTTCGGGAGAATTCTATGCTCAGGTGCATTATACCCCATAGTGTAAAGGAATGTATGGGACATATCTGCCTGGAAACCGATATTTTGTCTGTCCACCATCTCCAATAGCTCTACCATATACTTCCAGCTGTGCATAGCTCCCCAGCAAATTTCCCCCTCGGTAGCTAAGCTTTCTCCATAACCAGCTGCGACATCACATGCTTCCCGGAAGGTTTCCGCTATGGTTTTGGTGTTACCGGCAGGGTCTTTCGCCCAGTCCTCCACTCCGGCAGCTGAATCTATTCTCACTACACCATAGTGACGGACCCCAAGCTCATTGAGCTGCTTGCCAAATTCACAGGCTTTGCGAACCATATCCACAAATGTCTTTCGTTGATCAGAGGTTCCCATTGCGGAGCCAGCCCAAATCGGTGCTACTAATGAACCTGCAACAAGGTTATGCTTTTGGAGTTTTTCTGCCAGAATCTTGGCTTCATCGGGATCGCTGAGCGAGAAGTGGGGCTCTAGCAATCCTAAGTCCACTCCGTCAAATTTCACCCCGTCAACTTCCGCAGCAGCAGTCATTGCCAAAAGTGAATCAAATGGGATTACCGGTTCAGAATCTGCACCTTTGCCGACGATTCCCGGCCAGGTGGCATTATGTAATTTTGGATAGTTATTTTGGCTCATTGTTGTGTGGGTTTTTAGTTATTATAGAAAGACCGAAGCTGGGAAACCGAAGAAGGAAGTGGTTCTCGATTCCAAATTCAGCTTTGAGTGTTTATTATTTTTATTTTATCTAATGAATTAGGACTTTTTTTCCAGATTATTGATTTCAAACGTAGTGACTAAATCTAGTCTGGACGTCGTCAATCGCACATTTTAAATCGTAAATCAGCATCACTCCACTACCTTAAGATCCGGGTTATCCGGACCGAAGTGTTTCAGCATTACGATAGGATCAGTTTTTGAATGATTAGTGATCTTCACACCTTCCTGTGCGGCTTTTTCACTGACGAAATACTCATCATGCGTTAATTGTCCAAAGCGGATCAATGCAGGTGTTTCTATATCCCAATTATTCATTTTTCCATAGCCCTGCATCATGATCATTCCATAGGCAGCAGAATCCTTTATCGTTACGGTTTGTCCTGGGAATACAGTTAATTCTTTTGCGCTGTAATCATGGGAACGATAACATATCCATTTGTCATCATATCCCATAGCGTTCATTTCAGCTCTATCTTCCACAGGGATAGGCTCCATGTAATGGTTATCCATCAGATTTGGGTTGACGTTCAGATCCCAATCAATCATCTCCACGAGCAGCTCATAATCACCCCAGCGATCTTTCGGGGTGGCATTCCAAAGTAATTCATCCGGTATAATCGCTTCATTCACGAGGGATTGGTACATGGCAAAAATATCGGAGGCTTTCTGAGGTTCATAGGTACATAAGCTACCAGGGGCATGAAGCATTCCCGGAGGCACATTCCAGCCAGTACCAGGCTGAAGTCTAAATGCCTGGGAATAATTGGTGATTTTATTATCCCCTTTATCGAAATTCTTCAGACATTCCAGAATAGTCTCCTTGGAAGTACCCGGAGCAATCCCGAAAAAAGTATAAGGGAAATCGCCACCATGGTTATTGACTTGAGGCGGAAAATAATACGCTTCAGGCTTTCCATTTTGACCTGTCAGTTTCCCAAACTCGTCACTTGGATGAATATGGTGTGGCAAGGGCCCCATGTTGTCAAAAAACTTCGAGTACATAGGCCAGGATTTATAGTTGTCCCAAAGCCGGCTACCAATGATCTCCCCGCCTAATTCATCAATTGCATCTTTGAGCAAAAACAACTCTGTTTTGCCTCCGTTTTCATAGGCAATATGGCTAAGGCCCTCGTTTTTGCTGGTCAGTGGCCCATTTTCGGCGGGGGTAGTAGATGAAAACCAGCGTTCATCGATTCCGCCCCGATTGCCTCCCAGGCTATAGTAATCGTCCGGGTGCAATTTGATCCTTCGTCCCGGCACACAAAATGAGCGTGGCACCCAAGTCGGGGTCAATCTTAAAATTCCTTCGCCCTGCTCCAGGGCTTTTCTTGCTAAACTCATGGGTTTATTGATTAAAGATATAATTTGAATATTGGAAGATTGAAAGATTTGAAAATTGTCCAAACCACATCAACATCATATTTTTTACAGGTTAAATTCTTTGACAGACATTCCTCTTAGTACTTCCAGTTCGATGTCATAATTTCTTTTTTCTCCGGGTTCTAATAAGATCAACGTTCCATTTTCACGGGCAGCTGCCTGACCGATCGGAGGATTCGTCGCAGGCTCCAGGGCAGTTACATATTCATTTTTGCCCCAATGCTGCCAGTTGATCAGCCATGGCATCTGTTTTTTGGAAAAAGTTATACTTAATCCTAATTCCAATTCATAGTTCATATATCCGCAGGTAACTTGCCCCTCATGATCACTATACGGATTAATAAAGGCCACGTCTTCCCCAAAGCCTGAATGTTCATCGAGCGGTGCAGGGCACTTGCTGAACTTGTGCTTTTTATTAAAATCCGAAAGCAAATGGTCGGAATCCTTTTTTTGGAGCTTCCCTTTCCACACGATCCGCGTACCCTCATCAATCAGAGGCCAGCCGCAATTAATATGGTAAAGAACCATATGTGGGGCGGGTGTATTTCCACGATTACTCACGACATCATTAATCTTGATTTTGTGAGACCCCAGAGTTCCTGAAATGCTTCTTTTCAGTTCCAAACTCGGCCCGAAAGTAGTCGTCTCCCGGATTAGTCCTACGATTTCAAAATCAAGGTTACCGGTATAAATATCAGGTTGCTTGATAGAAATAAGCTCTACGGGCGTATTGCTATAGTTTCCATGCAGTCCCCGCATTCCAGTTTCATCTTCATTGGGAGGCCCTATAGAAGAGAGACCGCAGGTGGTCAATAAGCCTCCGCCAAAAGTGCGAAGCCAGTCTATTCCCTGATTGGAAAAGGGTTGATGCGAAACATGTCCCGCATTGCTGAGCCAAGCCAGGCTATGCTCATTATAAAATGCATCCAAAATATCCATCCCCCTGTCCAGGACTACTTTGTATCGCAGTCCGGTTCCGGTATTGATCCAGGCGATACGGGTTCCGCGACCTGCTCCATTGTCGAGAACTGAAATTTCTACCCCACCTATCTGGCGGGAATTGGACAATTTTTGTTTCCAACTGGATGGATCTGAGAGATTCATTAAGGGTATTTGGTCTAACTCCTAAGCTATAAAAAAGAGCTTCTGACACTATCCTGCCCTATATGGGTTGGAAGAAAAAGCCCGGGAATAAGTTAGGAAAATTGTAGGCGATAAAGTTGCCGTTGATAAAAAAGTGTTGCCGTCAGGAGACTGCGACAGATTAAGTCCCAAACCTAAGAATTTGTATTAGAACAATTAAAAACAAAAGAATGGCCCAGATTGTAAAACCTGAGCCATTCAAAAACTGCTGGTTCTTAGGACTTGCCTGACCGGTGGACAGGCTTGGACCTAAACCAATATAGTCTTTAGACTGGCATCAGTTAGACCTTTAGTAAACTCTATTATCCATTATTGCAGTCGGGAGACTGCATTACTGTGAGTCCAAGTCTGAAGACTTGGACTAAAGTCTATAAAAATGGCCCAAGTTTTTCAACAAGGGCCATTGGTAATCTATAGAATACCTGAAGATTTACTGCTTCAGCATCACATTTTTGAATTCGACCTTCATCGGTGGGCCTACATGAACCTGCACACCCAGATATCCTGACTCCAACCTGTTCTTGGCATCTTCGTCGTGTACCTCGGACATCAACTGGCCATTTACATAATGTTTTAGCACATTGCCTTTAGCTACGATATGGATACTGTTCCAGTCACCCGCCTTTATCATCGCCCCAAGTTCAGCGCGGTCACCGATCTCCTTCTCTAGATTGAGTCCTTTCCAGGCGTTCCTTTCTACATATTCCCGAATCCCTACTCCTTCAGGCTGAGTAGTGATTTTAGTCTGCTGCCCTCTATAAGCAAGGGTAGCCCTTTTACGCTCCTCATAGTTTTGCCCGGTATAGGTGTTTTTACCATCTATATCGGCTTGATAGCCCTTCAATGCAAACGGCACATCCTCCACCAACTCACTTCTATAATTGATCCCGGAATTTCCTCCTTCAGAAATTTTAAAATCTGCTTTCAACTCAAAGTCTCCAGGCTGCCCTCCTTCCCAAATAAGGAAGGTATTCGCCTTTAACAGCGTCTCAGGCGTAATCTCTCCCACTATGGAACCGTCTTTTACAGACCAATAAACAGGATCCCCTTTCCAACCTTGGAGAGTCTCTCCATCGAAGATAGGCTTAAAATTTGCCTCAGCAGTAAAACTAGGTTCTAAAGAAGACTTGGAAGTATCAGCCGGCTGTTTACAATTCATAAAACCTATCATAAGCATCGCTCCTAAGCCTAGCAATTCAATTCTCAACAGCTTGGATTTTATAAGATTTTTCATTTTTCTGCTCAGTTCTTCGTTTGATATACTTGATGATTTGGATTTCCTCCAGAAATAAGATAGGCCATCAGGTCCCTCAGTTCCTCTTCATTCAGACGATTGATCAAGCCTGGCATCATGACGGAAACTTTAGAATCCTTGACCAAAACCACATTGCTTTTTTCTACTTGTCGCAGCACGTCCGGAGAAAATGGATTTTGGGACACTGAATAACTGTTGTCGTCTTCGTTGATGATTCTGCCCATCACAGAGCTCCCGTCTTTCAATTCGATCACACTGGCCACGTACTGCTCTGAGATTTCATCGCTAGGATTGATTGTAGCTTCCAGGATGTCTTTTGGGGAGAAGCGTGTTCCCAATTGAGTCAGATCAGGGCCTATTATCCCTCCCTCGCTTTGGATGGTATGGCATGACTGACATTGGCTGGCCGCAAACATTGCCTTGCCTCTGGCCAAATCCCTGCCAACCAGATCCGCCATCAGAGGTTCCGCTTCTTCTACAGTCCATCTCCTTCCAGGGCCTTCTGGCTGCACATCTGAATTCACTAAATCGTTTCCGTTCCCTGTCAACATAGCCGCTCCGGACAGCTCATTATACTTGTCGAAATCAGCTTTGGCCACATTCGAAAGAGCCATTTTTCTCGCTCTATCGATAAAGCCTACATAACTTCTCCCTCCTTTATACTTAAATGCGTCCTGTATCCACGAGAAATATTTTTCATGAAGTTCCGGTGTCCAGCCCGATTTTGCCCCTCCTAGTACAGTAGCAAGATAAGTCTGCTGAGCAGGAGGCACATTGGCCAGCATATTGGCTATATCCAAACCATACTGGGGGTTTCTCATGATCAGATCCGATGAGGCAGAAAATGTTTTCTGATAATTTGGATCATCTTTAGAAGTTTCCAACAATGCCAAGGTTTTTTCTACTGCATCCGGGGCATCCAAATGTACCAGCAGCACAGCCATCGCCCGATCCAAACTGTTGTTGTTTGAAGGGAAATTAGGATCCAGATATGCTACAAGTTCAGATCTCACTGAACCTGACGGTTCTCCTTGCCGGGCTAAAATCAACTCGAAAGCCCTCAAAAGGTCTTGTTTGCCTTTTTCATCCAATGTACCATAATCTATACCCATCAAAGCCTGTATCATAGGAGCACTTTCCCCCTTATCAGTATGTCTTGCCAAGGCAATCATTGCTTGGGTCTTTTTTACGGCATCAGTTTCTTCCAGAGCTTTGGCTTTCCAAGAATTAACCGGCTGATGTTCTACTGCTATTCTAGCGGCATACTGTACAAAACGATCTTTATGGTTAAGATTTTCCCAAGCCAACTCCAGTCCAGCTGCAGGAGCCCCAGCTACATGGAGGGCTTCCAATTCCCTTCTGAGCTTTGCCTCTGCCGGGAGTCCTGCAAGTTGAAGGGCGGATTTATCTGAAGTATCCACATCTCCATCGTAATACACTCGGTAAACGTCTGATTCCAACCTTCTTCCACCTGTCATAAAGTACATCGCTCCATCCGGGCCTATCACGCCATCAGTCAGTGGCAAGGGAGACCCAGAGATAAATTCCTCCGCTTTTGCCTCATAAGTTCCACCTTTCGGGGTGAGTGTCATGGAATAGACAATCCCAAAACTCCAATCAAATGCGAAAAGTGATTTCCTGTACTTTTCCGGGAATTCCGCCCCTGTTCCAAACATTACATTTGTGGGTGAGCCCTGCCCTATATTCAAAATAGCAGGCAGATTATCCGGATAATCAGGTGACCATTTTTGGTTCCCAGTTCTCCAGCCATACTCACTGCCAGAAGTCACATGACAGATCCTGGTAGGACGGTACCATGGCATCCCAAAGTCCCACTCCATATCAGAATCATACGTGAATAGATCTCCTACTTCATTAAACGCAATATCAAATGGATTCCTATATCCTGCCGAAATCAGTTCCCAGTGCTTCCCCTCCGGATCTATATTCGCCACCCAACCTCCTGGGGCCATTCTATCATTGGCATGCCCTCTAGGATCTTTGATCAAAGGAAAAAGATTGTCTTCCTGCCACACCTTTGGTAGTCTGTATGCATCCATTTCGGGAACATCTGTATGGTTTCCTGCTACTATGTACAGTGACTGACCATCTGGAGAAAGCACAATACTATGTGGCCCATGTTCCCCCGGCTGCCCGGTAAAACCTTTGATTTTAGTGACGGTTTCATATTGATCATCACCATCTAAATCCTGGATCCTGTACAAACCTGTACTTTCAGCAAAGGCCTCATTTCCATGATGATTCACCATGACGTAGATACTATTGAACGCATATAACAACCCCTGGGCATAACCCATCCCCACTTGGGGTTCAGCTACATTTCCGATGATCAATTTTTCCACTTTGGGTGCCACGGAATCACTTCCTATTTCTGGTATTTCCAATCGGTAAAGAAACCCATATTGATCTGCCGTGATCAGGCGGTTTTTGTCATCAAAGGTCATAGCCACCCAGGATCCATCTTCATGCTCACCCGGGCTATAGATATGTTCTGCCACAAATCTATCGGGTAGTTTTAGTTTGTCCAGTTTTGGATTTCCGGTAAGCACCCGTTTATACTCAGATTGCTCCTCCGTAGAGCAAGAGACAGTCAGAAGAATCGCTGCCGAATAAAGAAATAGATTTCGGATTGATTGTTTTAGGCACATAGGGCAATTGTTGTTGTAATGCAATTTAGAATTATAAGTTGGGGATTAAATCCGCTATAATAAAACCACTCATGAAATATTATAACGTTTTATACAAGTAATTGTAATCTATCAAATTTTATAAACATAAAACCCGAGCGCTTATCAGTAATCGGTTTCAAGGCGCTGGGTTATATATTTACTTTTAGAAATAGGGACTAAGATCTGACTCTGCTGCCGGAAGGGCATAGAATTTATTAAGATTTGTAAATACATTCGGACGGGGGACAGCTCCCTCTAGTGGAGGATAATAATAATCTAATGGATTAGCGACAACCCGTTGACCGTAAGGTATAATAATCTCTTCGATCAAATCCTTTCGCTGGATATCAAACCAACGCTTGTTTTCGAAAGCCAACTCCACTCTTCTCTCTCTGAAAATCGCATCGGCAAGTTCCGAACCACTGCTGGAAACCGGACCTAACCCTGCACGATCCCTTACTTGATTGAGGTAATTTCTCGCCTCACCGTCTTTACCCTGCTCATTGAGAATTTCAGCCATAAAAAGTAATACTTCAGAGTATCTATAGACAGGAAAGTTAGTACCCGTATTATTATGCTGGGAGTGTTTCTTAGCATATTTCTTGATATATGGATAGATCTTATCATCACGAAAACTGTTGGACAAAAAGACATATCCGATAGAGGCATCTTTTCTTTCATCTCCATCTTCATAAGCGGCGATTATATCCGGAGTCGGTATATTATTGCCTTCCCCGTCCAAATCTTGAGGATTGCTGGTACCGGTAATCTCTACTAGCTCTTCTTTCAAAAGTGGCCTAGGAAGCATCTGATAAATAAAATTACCGTTCAGACCAGCTGCACCTTCCAGGAACTGGACTTCAAATACTGACTCGGCATTGTTTTTATTGCTGGCATTGTCCGAAAAAGCCATGGCATAGTTTGGAATAAGGGAATATTCCCCGCTAGTCACCACAGGAGTCAGCATAGCTTCTGCATCTGACCATCGCTCCAGATTGATATAGACATTTGCCAGGAGTGTACGTGCCGCACCCGAGGTAACCCTCCCCAGTTGCTGCTGGGATTTAGGAGGCAGTAACGGTACAGCCGCTTCTAGGTCAGCGACTATTTGGGCATAGACTTCAGCTTCTGAAGAAAGAGGCAAGGCTGATTCTTCTCTAGTAGCTACAGGCGTAAGATGGAGGGGGACACTTCCAAAATAACGCACCAACTCGAAATATGCGTAAGCTCTCAGGAACAGTGTCTGACCTTTGATATTGTTCTTGGCATTCTGATCAAATTCCACCTCATCGATCAGGTCCAGGATCTGATTGGTTCTCGCTATGATCAAGTAATCCAATCTCCACTGCTGAAGTATGTTGTCATTTGCTGTCACTCCATTAGCCTCAACTACGGAGAAATCTGCAAGATCCTCTTGGGGATCCACCGCTCCGAAAAGCACATTTCTGCCATAGTAAGTATTGTCAGAATGCATTTCAGCAAGTCTATATGCCCGGTCATTGACGATATTTCTTAAAGGGGCATAGGCTGCATTTACAGCTTGCTCAAAGTCAGCCTCAGTTTTAAAGAAAGTAACCGAGGTCAGTTGGGTTTCTGGGACAATCGTGAGGAAATCATCACAACTGGCAAGTCCCAAAGATGATATCAATAATACAATTATATATTTTTTCATTTTTTATACAGTTTAATGTGAATAGTTAGATCCTTTCAGGCAAAATCAAAAACTGATATTGGCTCCAAAAGTAATCGTACGAGGTACCGGATATCCCGACAAGTCGACTCCGGGACTGAGATTACCGCCGTCTCCATTTCCATTGTCTTGCATACTGACTTCAGGATTTGATCCTCCCCAATACTTGGTGAACACCCACATATTCTGTCCGGAAGCATAAAGTCTAAGCGATTTGATAGTTTTGGGGAGATTACTGAAGGTATAACCAACGGTGATATTTCTGATGGTCAGATAAGATGCATCCCATACAAAATTACTGTTGTTCCAATCGCGCTCCACTCCCGTGACATTGCCACCGCCCGTGGATGTCCCAAAGATGCCGTCTCCCGGGTCTTCCGGAGACTTGAATCTCCTGGACACTTTTTCCACCATGTTGAATACCCCATCCAGATTCGCTGTAGAATACAGATGTCTCATATAAAGCTGGTTTCCCTGAGAACCTGATATTGCTATACTTGCATCAAATCCTTTCCAGTTGAAATTATTGATTAATCCATAGGTGAAATCCGGAAATGGATTACCAATAATCGTACGGTCATCATTGTCTCCTCCGTAGGTGATCACACCGTCACCATTCACATCTTCCAGCTTAATGCTCCCCACAGTAGATCTTCCGGGGATGATAGGCGAACTTGCCAAATCCTCCTCATTCATATAGTTGCCCAACTTCTTCATCCCATAAAACTGCCCAAAAGGCTGACCTACCTGGGTTATATGAAAAGTACCGTACACCCGATCGATTCCATCTGCCAGTTCAAGCACCTTGTTTCTATTGATCGAAAAATTGGCATTGGTGGTCCATCGGAAAGCCCCTGTTGTATTCACCGTATTTAAAGAGAATTCATGCCCCCAAAAGTGTATCTCTCCTATGTTGTCATTATAGTTGGTAAAACCCGATTCTTGAGGGATCTGTACTGCATAGAGTAGGTTGGTGGTGTTTTTGGTATAATAGTCATAGGTAAACAACAGCCTATCGTCCCAAAGTCCGATTTCTAAACCCAAATCTAGCTGTGCTGTCGTTTCCCAACCCAAATTCCTGTTGTTCAATGTGGTGACCGCAGCACCTGCGACCACTGTCTCGCCGAATACCGCATTGATAGTGTTATTTACTAGCGCATAAGAAGTATAGTTACCGATGTTGTTATTCCCTGTCACACCATAGCTTGCCCTTAGCTTGGCAAAAGAAATTGTTGAGTTAGTATTCAGGAATCCTTCATCAGACAGCACCCATCCCACCGAGGTAGATGGAAAGATACCCCAGCGATTATCTTCTCCAAATCTCGAAGAACCATCACCTCGTACAGATGCAGTAAACAAGTATTTCCCTTTGTAATTATAGGTCAGTCTGGAAAACAATGATGTTAATGACCACTCTCCTACTCCAGAATTGGTACCGTTTCGGTTAATATTGATGGCCCCCTGAATCGTGGGAATACGGTCATCTGCATAGGTATCAGCCTGCACCCTTGTACTTTCATCTCGGAATCTTTGATTAGAAAAACCTCCTAAAAGCTGAAAATTATGGTCTCCTATGGATTTATTATAAGTGGCAATGTTTTCGTTCAGCCATGACAGACTGGAATAATGATCACGTATAGAAACAGCCACCGTTGGAATAGATACGTTGATATTGGCAGTTGCTGTAGATGGATTAAACCAGAAGTACTTGGAATCTCTTACTTCAGCATTAAATGTGGATTTCAGAGAAAGACCTTGAATAGGCTTCCACTCCACATAGGTATTTGCAAGCACATTCATCTGTTTAGTCTGGTTGGTGATTTCCTGGGCGGATCTCACCCAGTTGGGATAGGCATATATATTACCTGTGCTCGCCGGAAGCTGATTAAACGAAGTCAACTCCCCGTTTTCCTCATAGATGGGCATAATAGGCCAAGTATGAAGGGCGTTAAACAAAATTCCGGTACCCCGGGTACCATCCGTTCTCGGGGTATTGTCCACCACATAGTTTGGGGCCACATTTACACCTATATTGACCTTATCGGATACTTGATAATCAGTATTCATCCTTAGGGAAAATCTGGAGTAATCTGAGTTCACTACCACCCCGTCCTGTTTAAAAACCCCCGCAATTACAGCCGTGTTGACTTTTTCTTTATTGGAGGTTACGGTAAGGTTGTAAGAAGAAATTGGGGCAGTCTGCAGCATGGCACCATACCAATCATTTGACTGACCTACATATTGTGAGGGATTTTGGAAAATATCAGGAACCTCTTGGCCTGCCGCTTCATAGTATTCCTTTTTGAAGATGGCAAATTCCTCTGCATCCATCATTTCCAACCTACCGTTTTCAGGGACTTTTTGGAATCCTGTGAATACGTTCAGGTTAACATTTGTCTGGCCTACTTTCCCCTTTTTAGTAGTGATCAAAACCACCCCATTGGCCGCTCTTGAGCCATAAAGTGAGGTAGATGCGGCATCTTTTAGTACAGATATCTCCTGTATCTCATCAGGGTTGATCTGGTTGATGTCACCGGTGATCGGAAATCCATCCACCACATAGAGCGGCTGACTACCCCCGGACACGGAAAGCTGCCCCCTGATCCTGACATTCATGCCCTGACCTGGCTTCCCTGTAGTCTGATTGATCTGTACTCCAGCCATTCTTCCCTGAAGTTTCTGCGCTACAGAAGAAACCGGCAAATCCTTGAGTTCTTCCTCATTTATAGATTGTACCGCACCTGTTACTTCTCGTTTCACCTGGCTGCCGTACCCTACCACTACTACTTCCGAAAGATCTGAAGTAGAATA from Algoriphagus sp. NG3 encodes the following:
- a CDS encoding Gfo/Idh/MocA family protein; translation: MNKKHIRIGLIGTGLMGRIHTNGYKRVPDFFPEYEYVPVLQACCSRRKEKAQAFADQWGYKSVETDWRELLKRDDIDAVDICTPNDMHAEIAIAAAEAGKMILCEKPLARTVAEAEGMVEAVEKAGVKNTVWYNYRRVPAVTLAKQIVASGKLGKIFHYRANFLQDWTISPDLPQGGDALWRLDAEAAGSGVTGDLLAHCVDTAMWINGGIKDVSAMTETFIKERVHQGTGEKKEVTIDDACIFHCHFDNGSLGLFEATRYARGHKALYTFEINGEHASIRWDLHDLTRLEYFDHDDEGQVRGWRSIHVTDGDHPYMDRWWIPGTSIGYEHSFIHQVADFFHSLETNESCHPTFRDAFETQKVCEAVINSAKDRAWKDTGVEWVEKV
- a CDS encoding sugar phosphate isomerase/epimerase family protein, which encodes MSQNNYPKLHNATWPGIVGKGADSEPVIPFDSLLAMTAAAEVDGVKFDGVDLGLLEPHFSLSDPDEAKILAEKLQKHNLVAGSLVAPIWAGSAMGTSDQRKTFVDMVRKACEFGKQLNELGVRHYGVVRIDSAAGVEDWAKDPAGNTKTIAETFREACDVAAGYGESLATEGEICWGAMHSWKYMVELLEMVDRQNIGFQADMSHTFLYTMGYNAPEHRILPKDADLKDREAVKAALKTVTDALRPWTIDFHVAQNDGSVFGSGSHDKTGRHCQATDPNGVLDIAHDAGYWLRDENGELTKAFEHICWDGCMFPNEVMNNQQTWNDILAALVKVRNAHGW
- a CDS encoding aldose 1-epimerase family protein, with the protein product MNLSDPSSWKQKLSNSRQIGGVEISVLDNGAGRGTRIAWINTGTGLRYKVVLDRGMDILDAFYNEHSLAWLSNAGHVSHQPFSNQGIDWLRTFGGGLLTTCGLSSIGPPNEDETGMRGLHGNYSNTPVELISIKQPDIYTGNLDFEIVGLIRETTTFGPSLELKRSISGTLGSHKIKINDVVSNRGNTPAPHMVLYHINCGWPLIDEGTRIVWKGKLQKKDSDHLLSDFNKKHKFSKCPAPLDEHSGFGEDVAFINPYSDHEGQVTCGYMNYELELGLSITFSKKQMPWLINWQHWGKNEYVTALEPATNPPIGQAAARENGTLILLEPGEKRNYDIELEVLRGMSVKEFNL
- a CDS encoding DUF1080 domain-containing protein, with amino-acid sequence MKNLIKSKLLRIELLGLGAMLMIGFMNCKQPADTSKSSLEPSFTAEANFKPIFDGETLQGWKGDPVYWSVKDGSIVGEITPETLLKANTFLIWEGGQPGDFELKADFKISEGGNSGINYRSELVEDVPFALKGYQADIDGKNTYTGQNYEERKRATLAYRGQQTKITTQPEGVGIREYVERNAWKGLNLEKEIGDRAELGAMIKAGDWNSIHIVAKGNVLKHYVNGQLMSEVHDEDAKNRLESGYLGVQVHVGPPMKVEFKNVMLKQ
- a CDS encoding c-type cytochrome; translation: MCLKQSIRNLFLYSAAILLTVSCSTEEQSEYKRVLTGNPKLDKLKLPDRFVAEHIYSPGEHEDGSWVAMTFDDKNRLITADQYGFLYRLEIPEIGSDSVAPKVEKLIIGNVAEPQVGMGYAQGLLYAFNSIYVMVNHHGNEAFAESTGLYRIQDLDGDDQYETVTKIKGFTGQPGEHGPHSIVLSPDGQSLYIVAGNHTDVPEMDAYRLPKVWQEDNLFPLIKDPRGHANDRMAPGGWVANIDPEGKHWELISAGYRNPFDIAFNEVGDLFTYDSDMEWDFGMPWYRPTRICHVTSGSEYGWRTGNQKWSPDYPDNLPAILNIGQGSPTNVMFGTGAEFPEKYRKSLFAFDWSFGIVYSMTLTPKGGTYEAKAEEFISGSPLPLTDGVIGPDGAMYFMTGGRRLESDVYRVYYDGDVDTSDKSALQLAGLPAEAKLRRELEALHVAGAPAAGLELAWENLNHKDRFVQYAARIAVEHQPVNSWKAKALEETDAVKKTQAMIALARHTDKGESAPMIQALMGIDYGTLDEKGKQDLLRAFELILARQGEPSGSVRSELVAYLDPNFPSNNNSLDRAMAVLLVHLDAPDAVEKTLALLETSKDDPNYQKTFSASSDLIMRNPQYGLDIANMLANVPPAQQTYLATVLGGAKSGWTPELHEKYFSWIQDAFKYKGGRSYVGFIDRARKMALSNVAKADFDKYNELSGAAMLTGNGNDLVNSDVQPEGPGRRWTVEEAEPLMADLVGRDLARGKAMFAASQCQSCHTIQSEGGIIGPDLTQLGTRFSPKDILEATINPSDEISEQYVASVIELKDGSSVMGRIINEDDNSYSVSQNPFSPDVLRQVEKSNVVLVKDSKVSVMMPGLINRLNEEELRDLMAYLISGGNPNHQVYQTKN
- a CDS encoding RagB/SusD family nutrient uptake outer membrane protein, which encodes MKKYIIVLLISSLGLASCDDFLTIVPETQLTSVTFFKTEADFEQAVNAAYAPLRNIVNDRAYRLAEMHSDNTYYGRNVLFGAVDPQEDLADFSVVEANGVTANDNILQQWRLDYLIIARTNQILDLIDEVEFDQNAKNNIKGQTLFLRAYAYFELVRYFGSVPLHLTPVATREESALPLSSEAEVYAQIVADLEAAVPLLPPKSQQQLGRVTSGAARTLLANVYINLERWSDAEAMLTPVVTSGEYSLIPNYAMAFSDNASNKNNAESVFEVQFLEGAAGLNGNFIYQMLPRPLLKEELVEITGTSNPQDLDGEGNNIPTPDIIAAYEDGDERKDASIGYVFLSNSFRDDKIYPYIKKYAKKHSQHNNTGTNFPVYRYSEVLLFMAEILNEQGKDGEARNYLNQVRDRAGLGPVSSSGSELADAIFRERRVELAFENKRWFDIQRKDLIEEIIIPYGQRVVANPLDYYYPPLEGAVPRPNVFTNLNKFYALPAAESDLSPYF